TGAAAACACAGTTAGTTGAAAAGCAAATCTACTTCGCCGGATGCAATGTTTCCTACTTAATCGGGGGACCGATCACCGCTACTCCACCTATCTTGTTTGTGCACGGCTGGAGCGTTTCTGTAGAACCCTATCGGGAGTTGCTGAGCATTCTAGCCCAACGGTATCGGGTCATTGCTCCCTACCTGCCTAACTTGAGTATATCAACAGGTCCCAAATCTATCTGGAACTATGACGACTACACCCAGTTTTTAATCGATTTTATTAATACTCTCAATTTAAGCCAGGTTCATCTCGTTGGACACTCCTTAGGGGGTGGTATTGCGGCTCAACTCTCTGCGACGCTTCCTGGAGCCGTAAAAAGCTTGATCTTGATAGATAGCACAGGCATTCCCTCTGGCACCATTCCAGATGTATTGCCACGTCGCTTAGTAGAAATGTCAGCTCAAATATTTCAAGTTCGCTTGCCTCAACTTCAACAGATTTTCCAAGCTTTCACCTACAACTGCTTATTCAACTTACAGAATGTGGCTGAAACTCTGAAGGTCTCTTTAGAAGGGGATTTGAGGCCGCTTTTACCCCAAATCCAAGCGTCTTGTCTCTTACTGTGGGGCGGACAGGATCTCACTACGCCTCTGAACGTGGCTCAGGAGTTTTTAGGTTATATTCCCAATTCCCAGCTCGTGGTCGTCGAGGAGGGATTTCATGAATGGAATTTATTCCTCGTGGAAAAATCCAGTAGCATTATCTTGAACTTTCTGGATGGGATTGAAGCAAAACCGCAGGTAGGCGCGAAACTTGATGAGTTCGTTATTCAGTATTAATTGGCGAGAACTTTTCGTTCCTAGCCTCTCTTTGGTTGAGCTTTTTATTCGGGGTTCCCTCGTTTATTTGGTGTTGTTTGGGATTCTGCGATCGCTCCCCAGCCGCCAACTAGGTAGCCTTGCAATCACAGATTTGTTGGTAGTTGTGTTGTTTGCTGAGGCCGCCCAAAACGCGATGGCGCGAGATTACACCTCGATCACCGAAGGAGCTTTTCTGATCGGTACGGTGATTTTTTGGAGCTACGCCCTTAATTGGTTAGGCTTTCGCTTTCCAGCCGTGCAGCAATTCCTTAATCCCCCGCCGTTACTTTTAATCAATCAAGGTGATTTGCTGCGGCGTAACATGCGGCGAGAGCTGAT
This region of Trichocoleus desertorum NBK24 genomic DNA includes:
- a CDS encoding alpha/beta fold hydrolase, whose translation is MKTQLVEKQIYFAGCNVSYLIGGPITATPPILFVHGWSVSVEPYRELLSILAQRYRVIAPYLPNLSISTGPKSIWNYDDYTQFLIDFINTLNLSQVHLVGHSLGGGIAAQLSATLPGAVKSLILIDSTGIPSGTIPDVLPRRLVEMSAQIFQVRLPQLQQIFQAFTYNCLFNLQNVAETLKVSLEGDLRPLLPQIQASCLLLWGGQDLTTPLNVAQEFLGYIPNSQLVVVEEGFHEWNLFLVEKSSSIILNFLDGIEAKPQVGAKLDEFVIQY
- a CDS encoding DUF421 domain-containing protein, which gives rise to MSSLFSINWRELFVPSLSLVELFIRGSLVYLVLFGILRSLPSRQLGSLAITDLLVVVLFAEAAQNAMARDYTSITEGAFLIGTVIFWSYALNWLGFRFPAVQQFLNPPPLLLINQGDLLRRNMRRELITEDELMSQLRQQGIESIAEVKAAYMEADGSISIIKEKPRSVVVKI